Part of the Hyalangium gracile genome is shown below.
AGAATTCCGACCTTCTTCAAGGCTGACGACCTCCTGTGCTCCCTCGCCCTCCTTATATACGCCGAACCGGGAGCCGGTTACTGCGGCTGCTGGGTGGGGCTGGGAACCTTCAGGCCGGCAGAACGCGCGAGCCCCATCACCCCTTCCACGGCGGCGGCGATGTACCCGAAGGGATTGGCCCCATCCACGGAGGTGACGTGGACCTCGCCCATCTTCTGTTGGAAAGCGGCCGCCACCTGGGGGAGCTGCTGCGCCAGCGTCATCTGGATGGCCTCCTGGCTGAGCGTGTTCTCGATGTCGCGCATGGCGCGGGCGCGGCTGAGCTCCAGCTCCTGCACGGTGTTGAGCTTCCGGGACTCCAGCTCGGCGATGGCCAGCTCCGCCTCGGCGATGGCGCGGCGCGCCTGGGCCACCTGCACCTGGGCCTTGAGCCGTGCCACCTCCTGCATGGTGGACGCCAGCTCGCCCTCGTGGCGGGCAGCCGCGGCTTCCTGCTCGTGGCGGATGCGCTCCAGCTCGGCCTGGGCGCGGGCGGCGGCCAGGTTGCGCTCGTGGGTGAGCTGGGCCTCGGCCATGGCGCGCTCGTGCGAGAGGCGGGCCTCGGACAGCCGGGCCTCGGAGGCCAGCTGCCCCAGCTTCCCGGACTCCTCCGCCTCCTGCTTGCGCTGGCGCAGCTCCAGCTCGGCGTTGAGCTTGCTGAGGGCCAGCTCGCGCTCGGCGGCGGCCTGGCCCTGCTTGAGGGAGCGCTCCTGGGCGAGCTTCGTCTCGGCGACACGAGCCTCGGTGGCGAGCTGCTCGAGCCGGGCGGCCTCATCGGCCTGCTGCTTGCGCTGGCGGACCTCGATGTCCGCGTTCATCTTGGCCAGCGTCACCTCGCGCTCGGTGGCCGCCTGGCCCTGCTTGAAGGTGCGCTCCTGCACGAGCTGCGCTTCGGCGACGCGAGCCTCGGAGGCCAGGGCCTCCAGTCGGGCCTGCTCCTCGGTGACGGTGCGCTTCTGGCGGACCTCCTCGTCCGCGGCGAGCTTCGTCAGGGCGATGACGCGCTCGGCCTCGGCCTCCTCGCGGCGCAGGAAGCGCTCCTTGGCCAGCTCCGCCTCGCGGGCCTGCCGCTCCTGCTCGCGGCGGTAGCGGGCCTGCATGTTCTCGAAGACGGTGCCGCTGAGGACGCGGACGTCCTGGATCTCGATGGTGTCGATGACGACGCCCCAGCCGGCGTCGGTGCTGTCATCCAGCCGACCGCGGCCGGAGACGACGGGGGCAATCTCGCGCATGAGCTCGGTGGCGATGCCCTCCTTGCGCTTGGTGAGGCACTCCTCCACGGAGAGGTTGGCCACCAGGCGCCGGGCCGCGCCGACGAACATCTCGCGCAGCAATTCCTGGAGCTTCTCGGAGGCGCGCTCCGGGAAGGAGAAGTTGAGCATCCGGAAGGCCACGAGCGGATCGACGATGCGGTAGACGGCCAGGCCCGTGACGGCGACGCCGACCTTCTCGCTGGTCACCTGGTCGGCGGTGAACTGGAGCCGCTGGACGCTGGTGGGGACGATGGCGACGGCGTCACCGGGCCACTTGAAGCAGCTGGCGCCCTGGCCGGAGACCTCTCGGACGCGGCCGCGGCGCATGTGGATGAGGAACTCACTGGGGCGGGCGGTGATGAGGCCCCACTTCTTCATCTTCTCGGGATCTTCCTCGGGCTTGCCGGCCCGCCAGCCGTGCTCGTAGCGGGTGCCGTTCACGCCGTTGCCGCCACCACCGCCGTCCTTGACCAGCTGCATCCGCATCTCGGACTCGATGGCCACGTTGTTCCCATTCGTCCTGCTCTGCTTGCCGTTGGCGCTCATGCGTTCGCCCTCCGAGGGGGACGCAGTGCAGAGAAGCGGCCAAGTCCAGGTTTACGTGGTTCCAGGCACTTACGGGATGCGAGTGATCCAATCTGGCGCGACTGGCCCGGAAGGGTGCAGGCGGGGCTGCACCAGGTCGGAACGGGAAGAGCAGGCTGCCCCAAGGTGGCGCGGCGGCATGCCCCCCACCCTGACTGACTGTTCGGCCAGCCCAGCCCTGGAAGGCGCCCGCGCCCCGCTCCCGGGATGGAGCCCGCGCCGCTCTTATGTTTCCTTGACCGCGAGGCGCTCGCTTTAATATTAGACCGTCCTGGTCCACATTGAGTGGGACAATGTAGGCCAGCGGGAAGGTTCGTTGAGATGAAGCTGCCGATCTACATGGACAACCACGCCACCACCCCGCTGGACCCGCGGGTGCTGGAGGCCATGCTGCCGTACCTGCGCGAGGACTTCGGCAATGCCGCGTCGCGCAACCACGCCTTCGGCTGGAAGGCCGAGGCCGCCGTGGAGAAGGCCCGCAAGCAGGTGGCGGAGCTCATCGGCGCCTCGGACAAGGAGATCGTCTTCACCTCCGGCGCCACCGAGTCCGACAACCTGGCCATCAAGGGCGTGCTCGAGTTCTACAAGGCCAAGGGTGACCACATCATCACCCTGAAGACGGAGCACAAGGCCGTCCTCGACACCTGCAAGCGCCTGGAGCGCATCCGCCAGGAGCGCCTGGACGAGCTCAAGATGCTGCGCCTGTCGCAGCTCGCCGAGACGGACGTCACCCAGGACAACCTGGCGGAGCTGTCCGCGAAGCACCGGATTGAAGAGGACGCGCAGTACCAGAAGTGGGCCGCGCTCCCCACCGGCGGCGCCCGCGTCACCTACCTGGACGTGGAGAAGGACGGCCGCGTCAGCCTGGAGAAGCTCGCCGCCGCCATCACCGACAAGACGGTGCTGGTGTCGATCATGTTCGCCAACAACGAGATCGGCACCGTGCAGCCCATCGCCGAGATCGGCAAGCTGTGCCGCGACAAGGGCGTCCTGTTCCACTGTGACGCCGTGCAGGGCATCGGCAAGCTCCCGTTCAACGTCGAGGAGCTGAAGGTGGACCTGGTCTCCATCTCCGCTCACAAGATATACGGCCCCAAGGGCGTGGGCGCCCTCTACGTGCGCCGCAAGCCGCGCGTGCGCATCGCCCCCATCATCGACGGCGGCGGCCACGAGCGCGGCATGCGCTCCGGCACGCTGAACGTGTCCTCCATCGTCGGCTTCGGCAAGGCCGCCGAAATCGCCCGCGAGGAGATGGCCGAGGAGTCCGCCCGCATCTTCCGCCTGCGCGAGAAGCTGCGCACCGGCATCCTCGGCCAGCTGGACATGGTCACCGTGAACGGCTCCCTGGAGCACAGGCTGCCGGGCAACCTCAACGTCTCGTTCGCCTATGTGGAGGGCGAGGCGCTGATGATGTCCATCAAGGACGTGGCGGTGTCTTCCGGCTCCGCGTGCACCTCCGCCTCGCTCGAGCCCTCGTACGTCTTGCGAGCGTGCGGCGTCGAGGAGGACATGGCGCACAGTTCCATCCGCTTCGGCATCGGACGATTCAACACCGAGGAAGAGGTGGACTTCGTGGTCCGGCTGGTGGTGGACAAGGTCCGCAAGCTCCGGGACATGAGCCCCCTCTACGAGATGGCCAAGGAAGGCGTCGACCTCAAGAGCATCGAGTGGACGGCACACTAGCCGGCAGGCTGTTGCCGACCCCCCGCCTGCGTTAAAAGATTCGTGAAGGAGTCCCCATGGCTTACAGCGACAAGGTCATCGAGCACTACGAGAACCCCCGCAATGTCGGGACGTTGGACAAGGAAGACCCCAACGTGGGCACCGGCCTGGTGGGCGCGCCCGCCTGCGGCGACGTCATGCGCCTGCAGCTGAAGATCTCCGACGAGGGCCTCATCGAGGACGCCAAGTTCAAGACGTTCGGCTGCGGCTCGGCCATCGCCTCCAGCTCGCTCGTCACCGAGTGGGTGAAGGGCAAGACGGTGGACCAGGCAATGACCATCTCCAACAAGGATGTGGCGCGCGAGCTGTCGCTGCCTCCGGTGAAGATCCACTGCTCGGTGCTGGCCGAGGACGCCATCAAGGCGGCCATCGAGGACTTCAAGAAGAAGCGCCAGGCGCGGCAGACGAAGCAGACCGCGTCCTGATCCATCAGCCCCGGGAACGGGCGGGAAGAGGTGCAGTGATGAGCGAGCAGGCGACCCCACAGATTCAGCAGCCCCAGGCGGCGTCTGCCCCCGTGCCCGCCGGCAAACCCGCCGGCAAGGGCATCATCCTGAGCGACAGCGCCGTGAAGCGGCTGCGCGTCCTCCTGGAGCAGCGCCAGACGCCCGAGGCCGGGCTGCGCCTGGCCGTGAAGGGCGGCGGCTGCTCGGGCCTCCAGTACGCCATGGAGTGGGCCGAGAAGCCCCGCGAGCGCGACAAGGTCTTCGAGCGCGACGGCGTCCGCGTCTTCGTGGACCCCAAGAGCTACCTGTACCTGATGGGCACGGAGCTGGTGTTCGAGGAGACGCTGATGGGCTCCGGCTTCAAGCTGCAGAACCCGAACGTGAAGGGCGCGTGCGGCTGCGGCGAGAGCTTCACCATCTAGCCCGGACACTCCCGGCCCGAGCGAGCGCGCAGGCCCCTCTCCCCCTGGCGGAAGGCGGTGGGGAGAATTAACGGCTCCCTGGCACCCCGCCCGTGCGCGGCCATGAGCCAGCCGACATTTCAGGGGGCTCGGCACGAGACCGGGCCCTTTTCATTTTCGCCCGCGAGGAGTGACACCGTGAAGTGTTGGAACTGCGAGGGGGAGACGGGCGGGCGGCCCTTCTGCCCGGGATGCGGAAAGATCGCCGCGAGGCCCCCAGGGGCCACCCTCTTCGACTTCTTCGAGCTGCCGCCGAGCTACGACGTGGACGTGCCCACCCTGGAGCGGCGCTTCCGCGAGCTGTCGCTCCAGCTCCACCCCGACCGCTTCGCCCAGGCCGACGCCCGCGAGCGGCGCCTGTCGCTGGAGCAGACCACCACCCTCAACGAGGCCTACCGCACGCTGAAGGATCCGTCTCGCCGGGCCTTCTACCTGCTCAAGCTGCATGGGGTGGACATGGACCGCGAGGACGCGGGGACCCAGAAGGACATGCCCGCCGAGTTCCTCGAGGAGGTGCTGGAGCTGCGCGAGGAGCTGGAGGGGGCCATCCACGCCCGGGACCTGACGCGGGCCCAGGCCATGGCGGTGGACGTCACGGCGCGCCAGCGCGAGGCGCTCACCGAGGCCGCCAACGCCCTGCGGGCCCTCCACGACGGCGAGGATGAGCCGGCCCTGGTGAAAAAGGCATCGCACGCGCTGGGACGGGTGAGGTACTTCACGCGCTTCCTCGAGCAGGTAGAGGAGTTCGAGGAGGAGGCGGTGGTGTGAGCAAGAACGGCTATCTGCAGATCCACGATCCCCTGAAGCCCAAGGGGTACGCGGTGGGCATCGACCTGGGGACCACGAACTCGCTGGTGGCCTCGGTCATCCAGGGCAAGCCCCAGTGCCTGCCGGCGGACGAGGGCGACGCGCGGCTGCTGCCCTCGGTGGTGCACTACGCCAAGGACGGCGGCGTGGTGGTGGGCGCGCGCGCCCGGAAGCTGGCCGCCGAGCACCCCACCGACACCATCATCTCCGTGAAGCGCTTCATGGGCCGCAGCCCGGAGGACCCGGAGACGCGCAAGCTGGGCCACTACAAGTTCTCCCAGGGCTCCGGCCCCGTGGTGCGCTTCGAGGTGGCGGGCGGCCAGCCCGTGACGCCCATCGAGGTGTCCGGGGAGATCCTCCGCGCGCTCAAGCGCCGCGCCGAGTCCCACTTCGCCGGCAAGGTGGAGCAGGCCGTCATCACCGTGCCCGCCTACTTCGACGACGCCCAGCGCCAGGCCACCAAGGACGCGGGCCGGCTGGCCGGGCTGGAGGTGCTCCGGCTGCTGAACGAGCCCACCGCCGCGGCGCTGGCCTACGGGCTGGACAAGGGCAGCCAGGGCACCTTCGCGGTGTACGACCTGGGCGGCGGCACCTTCGACATCTCCATCCTCAAGCTGGTGGAGGGCGTCTTCGAGGTGAAGTCCACGGGCGGAGACTCGGCGCTGGGCGGCGATGACTTCGACCGGGCCATTGCCCAGCGGGTGCTCCAGGCCATGAGCCAGGGCTCGCCCTCCCCTTCCCTGGTGGCGGAGGTGCTCGCCGCCGCGCGCAGGACGAAGGAGGCGCTCACGGACGCGCCCGAGGTGGAGCTCGTGGCCGCCGGCCACCGCCAGCTCATCAAGCGCGAGGACTTCGAGGCCTGGATCCAGCCGCTCATCCAGAAGACGGGCATCGTCTGCCGGCGGGCGCTCAAGGACGCGGGCGTGACGGCGGCGGAGCTGGACGGCGTCATCCTCGTGGGCGGGGCCACGCGCGTGCCGGCGGTGCGCCGCTTCGTGGCGGAGCAGTTCGGCCGCGAGCCGCTGGGCGACATCGACCCGGACCAGGTGGTGGCGCTGGGCGCGGCGGTGCAGGCGGACCTGCTCACCAACGCGGACCGGCAGGACGAGGTGCTCCTGCTGGACGTCATCCCCCTGTCGCTGGGCCTGGAGACGATGGGCGGCATCGTCGAGAAGCTCATTCCCCGGAACTCCACCATCCCCACGGCGGCGGCCCAGGTCTTCACCACCTTCAAGGACGAGCAGACGGGCCTGGACGTCCACGTGCTCCAGGGCGAGCGCGAGGCCGTGGAGGACTGCCGCAGCCTGGCGCGGTTCCGGCTCTCGGGCATCCCCGCCATGCCGGCCGGCATGGCCCGCGTGGAGGTGCGCTTCCAGGTGGACGCCGACGGCATCCTCTCCGTCACCGCCCAGGAGCAGAGCACCGGCGTCACCCAGTCCATCACCGTGAAGCCCAGCCACGGGCTCACGGATGAGGAGATCGAGCGCATGCTGCTCGACTCCATCGACCACGCGGAGGAGGACATCCAGCTGCGCCAGGTGCGCGAGCAGCGCGTGGAGGCCGAGCGGGTGCTCACGGATGCCGCCAAGCAGCTCGGAGAGCATGGCGCCCTCCTCCAGGACGGCGAGCGGGCGGCCATCGAGGCGGCCATGGAGCGGGTGCGCGAGCTGGCCAAGGGGGAGGACTCCCACGCCCTCAAGCAGGCCATCCACGCCCTGGACGAGGTGTCCCGGCCCTTCGTGGAGCGGGTGATGAACCAGGCCATCCGCCAGGTGGTCGCCGGACACTCGGTGGAGGAGTACTGAGGTGCCCAAGGTCCACTTCAAGAGCCCGCTGGACGATGTCACCACCGAGGTGAAGCCCGGCACCACCCTGCTGGAGGCCGCCGAGGGGTGCGGCGCCCACGTGGGACATAGCTGTGGCGGGGTGTGCGGGTGCTCCACCTGCCATGTGTGGATCCGCAAGGGGCTGGACTCGCTCTCCGAGCAGACGGACGCGGAGATGGACCGGCTGGACATGGGCTTCGACGTCCGGCCCTACTCCCGGCTCAGCTGCCAGTCAGAGGTAGGTGCGGAGGACCTCCTGGTGGAGATCACCGAGGAGTCCCTGACGGCCTTCATGGACGAGAACCCGGCCCTGAGGCACCAGTTGGAGGCCGAAGGGAAATGGCCGCTCAAGAAGTGATGTTCTCGTAGTCGGTTCCGCTTGACGGGGGCGCGGCGGTTCCCTATATGTCCGCCCCCACAGCAGCACAGCACCCCACCTGCCCAGGTGGTGGAATTGGTAGACACACTAGATTCAGGGTCTAGCGCCTGCAAGGGCATGGAGGTTCGAGTCCTCTCCTGGGCACACTGAAGTAAAGAAGGGCCCCGGCTTCACCGCCGGGGCCCTTTTTCTTTTCCCACCCTGGGCGGGAAGGACGGGCTCCAGAGCTGCCTCCGGAGCCCCCTCCCCGGGCTGTCCTACCCGCGCGCCCACCGCCAGCGGCGAGCCCCCAGGGCCGCCAGCGCCAGCAGGGCCAGCGTCACGGAGCCGCCCGCGCCAGAGCCGCTGCTGGAGCAGCCCGGCGGCTCCTCGGCCTGCGTGCCGGTCCCCTTCACGGGAACCACCCCGGCCGGCGCGGTGGCGCCCTGGGCAAACACCTGCACCTCGTTCCGGACCTCACCCTCCCCCTGCGGCTGGAAGGAGACCCGGATGACGCGGCTGCCGCCGGCCGGGATGGGGGTGGCCAGCTCCGAGCTGTCCACCGAGAAGGCCGCGACCTCCTCCTTCAGCCGCGCCGTCACCCGCTGCTCCTGGGAGGAGGTGTTCGTCACGGTGATCTCCTTGAACCCGCAGGGCGTGCCCACCTCCACGAGCCCGAAGTCCAGCGCGGAGGGGCTGACGGTGAGCGCCGCCCGGATGCCCTCGCCATGCAGCGCCACCGTGAGCTGCAGGGACGGGTTGGCGAGGACGACCTTCAGCGTGCCGTTCACGTCCACCTCCGCCTGCGGGGTGAAGGCCACGGAGAGCTCCGCCTCCTGGCCCGGCGCCACGACGAACGGCAGGGCCGGGCTCGTCAGCGCGAAGTGCGAGGCGGCCGAGCCCTCCACGAACAGCGCCGAGACGGTGGCGGGGCTGCCGCCGGCGTTGACGATGCGCACCTTGCGCGGGCTCGAGGTGCTGCCGACGAGCTGCCGCCCGAAGTCCAGGGACGACTCCGATAGGTGGATCGACTGGCCGATGCCCGTGCCGCTGAGGGGAACCGCCACGGTCGGCGTGGCGGGAGCGCTCGAGATGACCTGCAACAGGCCCGAGAACGCCCGCTCCGCGTTCGGCAGGAACGACACCGCCACATCCACGGAGGCTCCCGCCGGCAGGGCCACCGGAAGCTGCGGGGTCGCTACGGAGAAGGCTGCCGCGTCCGTCCCGCCCACCGACAGTCCGCTCACGACGAGGACGCCCGTGCCCACGTTGGTGAGCGTGAGGATGCGGGGCGCGACGGAATGGCCCACCAGCACGTTCCCGAAGTCCAGCTGGGTCGCGGACAGCTGCAGGCTGGACGCGGTGCCCACGCCGCGCAGGTTCGCCTCCAAGCTCCCGGCATTCGTGGCCAAGACGGCCCGAGCCGCTCGAGGGCCCGCGGCCCGCGGGAGGAACTGCACGCGGACCAGGGCGCTCTGCGACGGTGCCACCAGCAGCGGCAGCACTCCCCCGCCGAGGCTGAAGTCCAGGGCCCCACCCACGGGGCCCGCCGCGGCGTCCGCGAAGGTGATGGAGGAGACCACCAGCTCCCTCTCGCCCACGTTCTTGATGACGAGCTCCCGCATGACGGCCTGCCCCACGTTGGAGCTGCCGAAGTCGAGCTCCGAGGGCTGCAGCTCCGCGGCGGCCCCCACCCCCGTCCCGGACATCATCAGGTTGAAAAGACGATTCGTGAAGGCGTCACTCTCGATGACGGCGCTGCTGGGGAAGGCGCCGCGCCGGGTGGGCGCGAAGGTGACGGTGAACGTCCAGGACTCCGCCGGCGCCAGCACCAGCCCGGTGGGCAGCCCCGAGAGGGTGAAGGCCGCATCGGCGGGAGGCGTCACCTGGGTGATCTTCACCGGGTACGAGCCGGTGTTCTTGACGGTCACCGCCTGCTGGACCGAGCTACCCACCTCCACCGCGCCGAAGATGACGTTGGCAGGTGCCAGGCTCAGCTGGCCGTCGACCCCTACGCCCTTCAGCTCCACCGGGGGCGCGGGCTCGAAGGCATTGCTGACGGCGAAGAGCTTGCCCGTCGTCTCGCCCAGGGTGCTCGGGGTGAAGACGAGGGCCAGGAGCTTCTGCTGGCCCGGGGCGATCCGCAGCGGCTGCTCCTGCGAGGGCGGAGGCAAAGGCGCGTTGAGCTTGAAGTCCGGCTGGGAGACGAGGAGCTGGGTGATCTCCAGCTCGGCCGTGCCCGGGTTGGAGACGACCACCACCTGCTCCGCGCTGGTCTGGGTCAGGCGCTGCTGTCCGAAGTCGAGCGAGATCACGGACCACGACAGCTTCGCCAGCGTGCCCGTGCCCGACAGGCTCACCATCAGCGGGGAAGGCAGATCGGTCATGAGGCTGACGCTCCCCGTCGCCGCCCCCGGCGCGGTCGGCTTGAAGATGACGTCGAAGACGAAGGAGCTGTTCGGGGCCACCACGATGGGCAGCGCGTCACTCGAGCGGAGGGCCACGGTGAACGGCCCCTGTACGGGCAGGCTCTGCAGGACGAGCTCTCCGCTGCCCGTGTTGGTCAGGGTGATGGCTCTGCGCTGGCTCTCGGAGCCGACGCGCACGTCTCCGAAGAAGACCGTGCCGGGACTGACGCTCGCCTGGGCGGTGGTCCCTACCCCGGTCACGCTCAGCACCGTCGGGCCGTTCGACGCGTTCGACGTGAAGGTGAGGGTCCCGGTGAAGCTGCCCTGGCTCGTCGGGGCGAAGGCCACCTGGAAGCTGATGGAGCTGTTGGGCTGAACCGTGAAGGAGGCCGGCCCGGCGTAGGTGAAGGGCCCCGTCGCGGTGGGGGCGGCGGTCACGATGAGCGGAGCGGTCCCCGCGTTGGTGAGCGTCGCCGTCAGCTGACGGGTGGCTCCCACCCGCACTCCGCCGAAGTCGAGCACGGAGGGGCTCATCACGGCCGTGGCACCCCCTCCCGAGCCCGACAGGGCAATCGTCACCGTCGGATTGCTCACGTCATTGCTGCTCAGGGCCAGCTGGGCCTGGGCAAGCCCCTGGACCACGGGGCTGAAGACCACCGTGACGCTCCGGCTCTGCCCCGCGGGCACATCGATCGAGGCCGGAGAGAAGGTGAAGGCGGCGGCACCCGACCCGCTCTTGGTCAGGTTGGCGGTCAAGGTGCCCGTACCGATGTTGCTCACCGTCAGCGTCAGCGTCTTGTTGCCGTTCACGGGCACCGTCCCGAAGTCCAGCACGGCGGGGCCCACCGAGATGGTGGGGCTCACGCCCGCTCCCGTGATGGGAACGACGAGGGTGGCGCGCGCCGGATCATTGGTGCTCAGGGTGAGCGTGGCCGTGACAGCGCCCACGGCCGTGGGGCGGAACGACACCAGCAGGTCCCTCGACTG
Proteins encoded:
- a CDS encoding SPFH domain-containing protein — encoded protein: MSANGKQSRTNGNNVAIESEMRMQLVKDGGGGGNGVNGTRYEHGWRAGKPEEDPEKMKKWGLITARPSEFLIHMRRGRVREVSGQGASCFKWPGDAVAIVPTSVQRLQFTADQVTSEKVGVAVTGLAVYRIVDPLVAFRMLNFSFPERASEKLQELLREMFVGAARRLVANLSVEECLTKRKEGIATELMREIAPVVSGRGRLDDSTDAGWGVVIDTIEIQDVRVLSGTVFENMQARYRREQERQAREAELAKERFLRREEAEAERVIALTKLAADEEVRQKRTVTEEQARLEALASEARVAEAQLVQERTFKQGQAATEREVTLAKMNADIEVRQRKQQADEAARLEQLATEARVAETKLAQERSLKQGQAAAERELALSKLNAELELRQRKQEAEESGKLGQLASEARLSEARLSHERAMAEAQLTHERNLAAARAQAELERIRHEQEAAAARHEGELASTMQEVARLKAQVQVAQARRAIAEAELAIAELESRKLNTVQELELSRARAMRDIENTLSQEAIQMTLAQQLPQVAAAFQQKMGEVHVTSVDGANPFGYIAAAVEGVMGLARSAGLKVPSPTQQPQ
- a CDS encoding IscS subfamily cysteine desulfurase — protein: MKLPIYMDNHATTPLDPRVLEAMLPYLREDFGNAASRNHAFGWKAEAAVEKARKQVAELIGASDKEIVFTSGATESDNLAIKGVLEFYKAKGDHIITLKTEHKAVLDTCKRLERIRQERLDELKMLRLSQLAETDVTQDNLAELSAKHRIEEDAQYQKWAALPTGGARVTYLDVEKDGRVSLEKLAAAITDKTVLVSIMFANNEIGTVQPIAEIGKLCRDKGVLFHCDAVQGIGKLPFNVEELKVDLVSISAHKIYGPKGVGALYVRRKPRVRIAPIIDGGGHERGMRSGTLNVSSIVGFGKAAEIAREEMAEESARIFRLREKLRTGILGQLDMVTVNGSLEHRLPGNLNVSFAYVEGEALMMSIKDVAVSSGSACTSASLEPSYVLRACGVEEDMAHSSIRFGIGRFNTEEEVDFVVRLVVDKVRKLRDMSPLYEMAKEGVDLKSIEWTAH
- the iscU gene encoding Fe-S cluster assembly scaffold IscU is translated as MAYSDKVIEHYENPRNVGTLDKEDPNVGTGLVGAPACGDVMRLQLKISDEGLIEDAKFKTFGCGSAIASSSLVTEWVKGKTVDQAMTISNKDVARELSLPPVKIHCSVLAEDAIKAAIEDFKKKRQARQTKQTAS
- a CDS encoding HesB/IscA family protein, encoding MSEQATPQIQQPQAASAPVPAGKPAGKGIILSDSAVKRLRVLLEQRQTPEAGLRLAVKGGGCSGLQYAMEWAEKPRERDKVFERDGVRVFVDPKSYLYLMGTELVFEETLMGSGFKLQNPNVKGACGCGESFTI
- the hscB gene encoding Fe-S protein assembly co-chaperone HscB; translated protein: MAARPPGATLFDFFELPPSYDVDVPTLERRFRELSLQLHPDRFAQADARERRLSLEQTTTLNEAYRTLKDPSRRAFYLLKLHGVDMDREDAGTQKDMPAEFLEEVLELREELEGAIHARDLTRAQAMAVDVTARQREALTEAANALRALHDGEDEPALVKKASHALGRVRYFTRFLEQVEEFEEEAVV
- the hscA gene encoding Fe-S protein assembly chaperone HscA, with amino-acid sequence MSKNGYLQIHDPLKPKGYAVGIDLGTTNSLVASVIQGKPQCLPADEGDARLLPSVVHYAKDGGVVVGARARKLAAEHPTDTIISVKRFMGRSPEDPETRKLGHYKFSQGSGPVVRFEVAGGQPVTPIEVSGEILRALKRRAESHFAGKVEQAVITVPAYFDDAQRQATKDAGRLAGLEVLRLLNEPTAAALAYGLDKGSQGTFAVYDLGGGTFDISILKLVEGVFEVKSTGGDSALGGDDFDRAIAQRVLQAMSQGSPSPSLVAEVLAAARRTKEALTDAPEVELVAAGHRQLIKREDFEAWIQPLIQKTGIVCRRALKDAGVTAAELDGVILVGGATRVPAVRRFVAEQFGREPLGDIDPDQVVALGAAVQADLLTNADRQDEVLLLDVIPLSLGLETMGGIVEKLIPRNSTIPTAAAQVFTTFKDEQTGLDVHVLQGEREAVEDCRSLARFRLSGIPAMPAGMARVEVRFQVDADGILSVTAQEQSTGVTQSITVKPSHGLTDEEIERMLLDSIDHAEEDIQLRQVREQRVEAERVLTDAAKQLGEHGALLQDGERAAIEAAMERVRELAKGEDSHALKQAIHALDEVSRPFVERVMNQAIRQVVAGHSVEEY
- a CDS encoding 2Fe-2S iron-sulfur cluster-binding protein, which encodes MPKVHFKSPLDDVTTEVKPGTTLLEAAEGCGAHVGHSCGGVCGCSTCHVWIRKGLDSLSEQTDAEMDRLDMGFDVRPYSRLSCQSEVGAEDLLVEITEESLTAFMDENPALRHQLEAEGKWPLKK
- a CDS encoding choice-of-anchor D domain-containing protein; amino-acid sequence: MLRLNLLAVVCLGLLVSCGPSESASAALGGSGGRQSTALLAQSAAQISPSLVDFGEQPVGVPGAARVVTVLNTGSAPLQVSASLSGSQASLFSVTLGTFTLAPNASAPLSVVFSPTTVGVASATLVFTTNEAGSPTVTVALSGVGVSPSIAVDPTVLDFGEQSVGGNAVRTVTVVNSGTGTLAISNATLSGSGAAAYSVTPTSFSVPAGGSRQLTVAFSPTVPGAATATLTLSTNDVNRPTVTVAITGTGASPSASVSPSLLAFGEQGVNTTVTRTVTVTNTGTGNLLVNSIALGGSGATAFTVLPSSGFSLQGGQSRDLLVSFRPTAVGAVTATLTLSTNDPARATLVVPITGAGVSPTISVGPAVLDFGTVPVNGNKTLTLTVSNIGTGTLTANLTKSGSGAAAFTFSPASIDVPAGQSRSVTVVFSPVVQGLAQAQLALSSNDVSNPTVTIALSGSGGGATAVMSPSVLDFGGVRVGATRQLTATLTNAGTAPLIVTAAPTATGPFTYAGPASFTVQPNSSISFQVAFAPTSQGSFTGTLTFTSNASNGPTVLSVTGVGTTAQASVSPGTVFFGDVRVGSESQRRAITLTNTGSGELVLQSLPVQGPFTVALRSSDALPIVVAPNSSFVFDVIFKPTAPGAATGSVSLMTDLPSPLMVSLSGTGTLAKLSWSVISLDFGQQRLTQTSAEQVVVVSNPGTAELEITQLLVSQPDFKLNAPLPPPSQEQPLRIAPGQQKLLALVFTPSTLGETTGKLFAVSNAFEPAPPVELKGVGVDGQLSLAPANVIFGAVEVGSSVQQAVTVKNTGSYPVKITQVTPPADAAFTLSGLPTGLVLAPAESWTFTVTFAPTRRGAFPSSAVIESDAFTNRLFNLMMSGTGVGAAAELQPSELDFGSSNVGQAVMRELVIKNVGERELVVSSITFADAAAGPVGGALDFSLGGGVLPLLVAPSQSALVRVQFLPRAAGPRAARAVLATNAGSLEANLRGVGTASSLQLSATQLDFGNVLVGHSVAPRILTLTNVGTGVLVVSGLSVGGTDAAAFSVATPQLPVALPAGASVDVAVSFLPNAERAFSGLLQVISSAPATPTVAVPLSGTGIGQSIHLSESSLDFGRQLVGSTSSPRKVRIVNAGGSPATVSALFVEGSAASHFALTSPALPFVVAPGQEAELSVAFTPQAEVDVNGTLKVVLANPSLQLTVALHGEGIRAALTVSPSALDFGLVEVGTPCGFKEITVTNTSSQEQRVTARLKEEVAAFSVDSSELATPIPAGGSRVIRVSFQPQGEGEVRNEVQVFAQGATAPAGVVPVKGTGTQAEEPPGCSSSGSGAGGSVTLALLALAALGARRWRWARG